One Plasmodium sp. gorilla clade G2 genome assembly, chromosome: 12 genomic window carries:
- a CDS encoding tetratricopeptide repeat protein, putative — translation MEIIKLLHITFLSFFLLTLLGIWVYKTLFIYKKEEKKKNKDEKEEKEKKEKKEQSNIFNNKEGEIYCDDEKCYLINKSNKNILLKKRDNKEIQENISVMDTMSSNDMNNKMENIINDDHINSHHKNVKENESVNYVKYVNDVKYVNNLEDLNNLEDLNNLEDELKNNNKHDSVQILKDNQNDNNNFISNNDKYNSRGNIKRENTLLDDNTHENKSETENENTDKKLNNKMNDSTLESIFDIKGEDIKYKHHIDNKDNVTTNIKEEDIKCKQHIDNKDNVTYEEKNNDSNECINKTQNVYPVEEHTINEVEKNKKDVDSTNKTKYPSNRNYYSDNYINYDTDENSNISSSKENDNSDEYSSYNNDSLYNTDNSEVEKMSSSMDEDELDEYDDDDEDEEEEEEEDSDEDKYNDTYNNNSNNNDDNYFEGENKRHMNDDILNKSVEEIKDIGNNYFKNNDYLNAIYYYNKALKKCKDKNIKSILYSNRAACNIFLKKWNSVIEDCNKSIHLNDNFAKSYIRRSNAYEQLQKYNDASNDLNKALTIDPNLLKNYQVKQRKLKELAEQQLNKEKEEMVGKLKDFGNLLLGKVGLSLDNFEVQKNPNNDGSFNIQFKQNK, via the coding sequence atggaaATTATAAAGTTGTTgcatataacatttttatcattttttttattaacccTTTTAGGTATATGGGTTTACaaaacattatttatatataaaaaagaggaaaagaaaaaaaataaagacgaaaaagaagaaaaagaaaaaaaggaaaagaagGAACAATCCaacatttttaataacaaGGAAGGAGAAATATATTGTGATGACGAAAAGtgttatttaataaataagtcaaataaaaatattttattaaaaaaaagagataataaagaaatacaaGAAAATATAAGTGTTATGGACACAATGAGCAGtaatgatatgaataataaaatggaaaatataataaatgatgatCATATAAATAGTCATCATAAAAACGTGAAAGAAAATGAATCAGTaaattatgtaaaatatgtaaatgatgtaaaatatgtaaataatttagaagatttaaataatttggaagatttaaataatttagaagatgaacttaaaaataataataaacatgaTAGTGttcaaatattaaaagataatcaaaatgataataataattttatatctaacaatgataaatataattcaaGGGGTAACATAAAAAGAGAGAATACTCTGCTTGATGATAATACTCATGAAAATAAATCAGAAACAGAAAACGAAAATACAGATAAAAAACTTAATAACAAAATGAATGATAGTACGTTAGAGAGtatttttgatataaaaggagaagatattaaatataaacatcatattgataataaagataatgtAACGactaatataaaagaagaagatattaaatgtaaacaacatattgataataaagataatgtAACTTAtgaggaaaaaaataatgattcaAATGAATGCATAAATAAAACACAAAATGTATATCCTGTTGAAGAACATACAATTAATGaagtagaaaaaaataaaaaagatgtcGACTCcacaaataaaacaaaatatccTAGTAACAGAAATTATTATagtgataattatattaattacgACACAGATGAAAATTCGAATATAAGCTCATcgaaagaaaatgataattcaGATGAGTAtagttcatataataatgattccTTATATAATACTGATAACAGTGAAGTAGAAAAAATGTCTTCCTCTATGGATGAGGATGAACTAGATgaatatgatgatgatgatgaagatgaagaggaagaagaagaagaagatagTGATGAAGATAAATACAAcgatacatataataataatagtaataataacgatgataattattttgagGGAGAAAATAAAAGACATATGAATGATGATATCTTAAATAAAAGTgttgaagaaataaaagatataggaaataattatttcaaaaataatgattatttaaatgctatatattattataataaagcattaaaaaaatgtaaagacaaaaatataaaaagtatattatattccaATAGAGCTgcatgtaatatttttttaaaaaaatggaatagtGTTATAGAAGATTGTAATAAATCTATACATTTAAATGATAACTTTGCAAAGTCTTATATAAGAAGAAGTAATGCATATGAACagttacaaaaatataatgatgcTTCAAATGATTTAAATAAAGCATTAACCATCGATcctaatttattaaaaaattatcaagTCAAACAAAGAAAATTGAAAGAATTAGCTGAACAacaattaaataaagaaaaagaagaaatggtaggaaaattaaaagattttGGAAACTTATTATTAGGAAAAGTAGGATTATCTCTAGATAATTTTGAAGTACAAAAAAATCCAAACAATGATGGATCCTTTAATATACAATTTAagcaaaataaataa
- a CDS encoding queuine tRNA-ribosyltransferase, putative: MIKLKLQIFFVYITLNILIVLVISKNIVYNERKLKNKDCVLLNRRHKNDLLKRQVKNRKVILFNDHNIESINLKRKYNKHTRYKNLDGFITNLNITHVNHNNNIITYGKKKKKVIYYNKIYNHFNYPGFDFTVLKENNNEEDKSRIGIIKTPRGDIETPNFLFCATKGCMKSTPIDFIKKSNTQIILSNTFHLLIHPKPHIIFQLGGLHKFMNWKSPILTDSGGYQIFSMSFGSVSNEIKRKCASSPQISNMPIKKKKKENLNNKEDQVNNNIVNYNCENNMYNEKEKCLSKNNNNINNSNNNNNNNNNDDEKSIKDTNNLNKQIILKLNEKGAEYKSYYDGSIDLLSPESSIQSQYLLGSDFILVLDECTPYHVNKIYTEKSMHRSHRWYVRCLSEFYKSKNMKNYHEYLNDIYNKKYKTNDKWIKRDKNNQAIYGIIQGGIYPDLRQKSSDFVYNLPFFGLCIGGCLGKDKDMMYTVIKQTMNIIHDIKKKKGKNSYKEKPIHLLGIGQIKDIIYGVKQGIDTFDCVIPSRLARHGYFLSKIENIQTIEKQLKRKIQNEYIKIKLSIFQSDNKPLEHDCACYTCQHYSRAYLHHLYKINDNLLGTLLTIHNVYYMNQLMQDIRNSIKEGNINQMEQKYIKK, encoded by the coding sequence atgataaaattaaaactCCAAATATTCTTCGTATACATAACTTTAAACATCCTTATCGTTCTAGTTATCTCGAAAAATATTGTCTACAatgaaagaaaattaaaaaacaaaGATTGCGTGTTACTCAATAGGAGACATAAAAATGATCTTTTAAAAAGACAAGTGAAAAATAGAAAggtaattttatttaatgatCACAATATCGAatcaataaatttaaaaaggaaatataataaacatacaAGATATAAAAACCTTGATGGATTTATAACAAACCTTAATATAACCCATgttaatcataataataatattattacatatggtaaaaaaaaaaaaaaagttatatattacaataaaatatataaccatTTTAATTACCCCGGATTTGATTTTACtgtattaaaagaaaataataatgaagaagataaaAGTAGAATAGGTATAATAAAAACTCCAAGAGGTGATATAGAAACACCAAATTTCCTTTTCTGTGCAACAAAAGGATGTATGAAATCAACACCAAtagattttattaaaaaatctaACACACAAATTATATTGTCGAATACTTTTCATTTACTTATTCACCCTAAAccacatattatttttcaattAGGTGGCTTACATAAATTTATGAATTGGAAATCTCCTATTCTGACAGATTCTGGGGGATATCAAATTTTTAGCATGTCCTTTGGATCTGTCtctaatgaaataaaaagaaaatgtgcAAGTTCTCCTCAAATATCAAATATgcctataaaaaaaaaaaaaaaagaaaatttaaataataaagaagaccaagtgaataataatattgtaaattataattgtgaaaataatatgtataatgaaaaggaaaaatgtttatctaaaaataataataatattaacaatagtaataataataataataataataataatgatgatgaaaaaagtataaaagatacaaataatttaaacaAACAAATTATCTTAAAACTTAATGAAAAAGGAGCagaatataaatcatattatGATGGATCTATAGATTTATTATCACCTGAATCTTCTATACAATCACAATATTTATTAGGTAGTGATTTTATCCTAGTTTTAGATGAATGTACACCTTATcatgttaataaaatatatactgaGAAATCTATGCATAGATCTCATAGATGGTATGTAAGATGTTTATCCGAATTTTATAAATccaaaaatatgaaaaattatcatgaatatttaaatgatatatataataaaaaatataaaacaaacgATAAATGGATAAAaagagataaaaataatcaagCTATATATGGAATAATACAAGGTGGAATATACCCAGATTTAAGACAAAAAAGCTCTGACTTTGTTTATAATTTACCTTTTTTTGGTCTATGTATAGGGGGATGCTTAGGAAAAGATAAAGATATGATGTATACAGTTATTAAACAAACtatgaatattatacatgatattaaaaaaaaaaaaggaaaaaatagcTATAAAGAAAAACCAATTCATTTATTAGGTATAGGTCAAATTAAAGATATCATTTATGGAGTAAAACAAGGAATAGATACTTTCGATTGTGTTATTCCATCAAGATTAGCAAGACATGGATATTTCTTAtcaaaaattgaaaatattcaaaccatagaaaaacaattaaaaagaaaaattcaaaatgaatatataaaaattaaattaagtATCTTTCAATCAGATAATAAACCTTTAGAACATGATTGTGCATGTTATACTTGTCAACATTATTCAAGGGCATACCTACATCATCtctataaaattaatgataatttatTGGGAACATTATTAACGATACataatgtttattatatgaacCAGCTAATGCAAGATATAAGAAATTCTATTAAAGAAGGTAATATTAATCAAATGGAACaaaagtatataaaaaagtaa
- a CDS encoding GAS8-like protein, putative, whose protein sequence is MNKKKLKGKKKEAKDKKSNNKLKKLTNGEIENIIKTQKEELIRINQKKHLLEKKLSEKNKEFEIFKNEYKELKNKVNVINEDCEKYDEKIQEENKTIKSKSIFYNFQNEEEMKKLEKEKDNLKILIDEKHEETMNNILNHIEQQRLSLDYEKNKNFEEINELNMSFDVRMQNVEELFTKYLESYDIEKKEEMDDIIENYKILERNEINYIQNMYNDHVKNIKEIHMVVLENYKKYYIDQLKENIKKIKGLKEKINELEINDKEIKNDLNVHNNEYYSMVDNIKNLELKRENLKKDLKFYSKDFVIYKNLELIYNESDVHIKNLKQFSQSSRDKITQVEKELKRISEDELNVDEYFEDIKKQNILLKKKIESIDINLDDINTEFHSYIKEHNIKDEDVQTVRKGINFCLNTYNREFDNLLYTQKKMKKKIKDTVNIYEKKLKDINIKKDTT, encoded by the exons atgaataaaaagaaaCTTAAGGGTAAAAAGAAAGAAgctaaagataaaaaaagcAACAATAAATTGAAGAAACTAACAAATGgagaaatagaaaatattatcaaaacGCAAAAAGAAGAACTTATTAgaataaatcaaaaaaaacatCTTTTAGAAAAAAAGCTA agtgaaaaaaacaaagagtttgaaatatttaaaaatgaatacaaagaattaaaaaataaagtaaatGTAATTAATGAGGACTGTGAAAAGTATGATGAAAAGAtacaagaagaaaataaaactaTCAAAAGTAAatctattttttataattttcaaaaTGAGGAAGAGATGAAAAAGTTAGAAAAGGAGAAAGATAATCTCAAAATTTTAATTGATGAGAAACATGAAGAAacaatgaataatatattaaatcataTAGAACAACAACGTCTTAGTTTAGACtatgaaaaaaacaaaaattttgaagaaattaatgaattaaatatgtCATTCGATgtg AGGATGCAAAATGTAGAGGAgttatttacaaaatatttagaATCATATGATATtgagaaaaaagaagaaatggATGATATAATAgagaattataaaattttagaGAGGAacgaaataaattatatacaaaatatgtataatgaTCATGTTAAgaatattaaagaaatacATATGGTAGTTCTggagaattataaaaaatattatattgatcaactcaaagaaaatataaagaaaataaaaggtttaaaagaaaaaataaatgaactcGAAATAAACGATAAGGAAATAAAGAACGATTTAAATGTacataataatgaatattattctatggtagataatattaaaaatttagaaCTGAAGAg AGAAAATTTGAAGAAGGACCTAAAGTTTTATTCAAAAGATTttgtcatatataaaaacttaGAGCTAATTTATAATGAAAGTGatgttcatataaaaaatttaaaacagTTCTCACAAAGTTCAAGAGACAAAATTACTCAAGTAGAAAAAGAGTTAAAGAGAATATCTGAAGATGAATTAAATGTAGACGAATATTTtgaagatattaaaaaacaaaatattcttttgaaaaaaaagatagaAAGTATTGATATTAATTTGGATGATATCAATACAGAATTTCATTCTTATATAAAGGagcataatataaaagatgaagaTGTACAAACTGTAAGAAAGGGAATAAACTTTTgtttaaatacatataacagAGAATTTGATAATTTGTTGTATACccaaaagaaaatgaagaagaaaatcaaAGACActgtaaatatttatgaaaaaaaattgaaagacataaatataaaaaaggacacaacataa
- a CDS encoding protein geranylgeranyltransferase type II, alpha subunit, putative, producing the protein MENRYLYAYKKKFGVSHPEILDEEEFESLNYNLFHMMEQKNFVIDIKDIEEDAKKYLFDEKGDIKNKEKISIINTYYSDREKMLFSLLSSLIEKKEYSFEGYIICSYVIKMNSSYYSAWVYRRKCLKKLNLNLLNDLKFTKHIISDNIKSFQSWFHRRWLIEYIYKMNYRKKNKKSDNECNYNTYIEEDKNKDNKNENINEYNIEMENNYISVFDDEKNFISSEDEMSSDSSYNIYDNFYNDDDIGFISNCDDTDFEEGEENNRNNIYMYEELEDIINNTIFFKNSLLSNEIINIDNFLYEELLYNNCDLFIDMKNYNSWATKTWLIDKFNIFQNEYICKKYNIILHEFCFINYLLSIDIYNNSLWVYRYFILNKLNYFHDITKMEKEINFCFTYANQFYDNQAIFNYFIHMVFIYINLYKNGKKGKKKNTEIYKKQNIQYEKKEETYEHVKVDIFQIPLVNHIKNELIKIQDESKFVLVFLSQLYAYNGSYDEEIECYRYLEKYDDFNEHVWKDKIECVQKKLKI; encoded by the exons ATGGAAAATCGATATTTGTATGCATATAAGAAAAAGTTCGGTGTGAGTCATCCTGAAATATTGGATGAGGAGGAGTTCGAATCTTTGAATTATAATCTGTTTCATATGATGGAgcaaaaaaattttgttatagatataaaagatatagaaGAAGATGctaagaaatatttatttgatgaaaagggtgatataaaaaataaggaaaagattagtataataaatacatattatagtGATAGGgaaaaaatgttattttcGTTGTTATCATctttaatagaaaaaaaagaatattcttTTGAAGGCTATATTATATGTAgttatgttataaaaatgaattctTCTTATTATAGCGCATGGGTATACAGAAGAAAATGtttaaagaaattaaatttaaatctATTGAATGATTTAAAATTTACAAAACATATTATAagtgataatattaaaagtttTCAGAGCTGGTTCCATAGAAGATGGCTAATtgagtatatatataaaatgaattatagaaaaaaaaataagaaaagtGATAATGAATGTAATTATAACACATATATTGAGgaggataaaaataaagataataagaatgaaaatataaatgaatataatattgaaatggaaaataattatatatccgTATTTGATGATGAAAAGAATTTTATAAGTTCAGAAGACGAAATGAGTAGTGAtagttcatataatatatatgataatttttataatgatgatgatattgGTTTTATAAGTAATTGTGATGATACAGATTTTGAAGAAggagaagaaaataatagaaataatatatatatgtatgaagaATTAgaagatattattaataatactatattttttaaaaattctttattatcaaatgaaataattaatatagataattttttatatgaagaattattatataataattgtgatttatttattgatatgaaaaattataattcttGGGCTACTAAAACATGGCTTAtagataaatttaatatttttcaaaatgaatatatatgtaaaaaatataatataatattacatgaattttgttttataaattatttattaagtattgatatatataataattcattgtgggtatatagatattttatacttaacaaattaaattattttcatgatataacaaaaatgGAGAAAGAAATTAATTTCTGTTTTACATATGCCAATCAATTTTATGACAACCAAgctatttttaattatttcattcatatggtttttatatatattaacttatataaaaatgggaagaaaggaaaaaaaaaaaatacagaaatatataaaaaacaaaatatacaatatgaaaaaaaagaagaaacatATGAACATGTAAAGGTAGATATATTCCAAATTCCTCTTGTTaatcatattaaaaatgaattaataaaaattcagGATGAATCAAAATTTGTTCTAGTCTTCCTTTCACAACTTTATGCTTACAACGGATCTTATGATGAAGAAATAGAG TGTTATAGGTATCTCGAAAAGTACGACGATTTTAACGAACATGTGTGGAAAGATAAAATAGAATGtgttcaaaaaaaattaaaaatatga
- a CDS encoding 40S ribosomal protein S17, putative — MGRVRTKTIKRAARQIVEKYYAKLTLDFQINKKITEEVAIIPSKRMKNKVAGFVTHLMKRIQKGPVRGISLKLQEEERERRLDFVPEKSQIDVSVIYVEPDTLRMIKSLGINISNMKVHNPMINTNQQKQNRMNNQF, encoded by the exons atg GGAAGAGTAAGGACTAAAACTATTAAAAGAGCTGCAAGGCAAATTGTTGAAAAGTACTATGCCAAATTAACTCTCGATTTTcaaattaacaaaaaaataacagAAGAAGTAGCCATAATTCCTTCTAAgagaatgaaaaataaagttGCTGGATTTGTTACCCACTTAATGAAAAGAATACAAAAAGGACCTGTACGTGGTATTAGTTTGAAATTACAAGAAGAAGAAAGAGAAAGACGTTTAGATTTTGTTCCAGAAAAATCACAAATAGATGTTAGTGTAATATATGTAGAACCTGATACATTACGTATGATCAAATCTTTAGGTATTAATATTAGTAACATGAAAGTACATAATCCTATGATTAATACTAATcaacaaaaacaaaacagAATGAATAAccaattttaa
- a CDS encoding rab specific GDP dissociation inhibitor, translated as MNEHYDVIILGTGLKECILSGLLSHYGKKILVLDRNPYYGGETASLNLTNLYNTFKPKEKIPSKYGENRHWNVDLIPKFILVGGNLVKILKKTRVTNYLEWLVVEGSYVYQHQKKGFLSSEKFIHKVPATDMEALVSPLLSLMEKNRCKNFYQYVSEWDANKRNTWDNLDPYKLTMMEIYKHFNLCQLTIDFLGHAVALYLNDDYLKQPAYLTLERIKLYMQSISAFGKSPFIYPLYGLGGIPEGFSRMCAINGGTFMLNKNVVDFVFNEENKVCGIKSSDGEIAYCDKVICDPSYVMHLKNKIKKIGQVIRCICILSNPIPETNQTNSCQIIIPQNQLKRKSDIYINLVSFQHGVTLKGKYIAIVSATVETNNPIKEIEKPLELLGTIEEKFVKISDLYVSTSKKPDDNIFVTSSYDATSHFETATNDLLQIWENLWGQKLNFDDLNTNADGEAPDFN; from the exons ATGAATGAGCATTAtgat gttATTATTCTAGGTACGGGGCTCAAAGAATGCATTTTAAGTGGACTTCTGTCCCACTATg GTAAAAAGATTTTAGTATTAGACAGGAACCCCTATTATGGTGGAGAAACTGCATCATTGAATTTAACAAATTTGTATAATACTTTTAAGCCAa AGGAGAAGATTCCAAGCAAGTATGGAGAGAATAGACATTGGAATGTAGACTTAATTCCGAAGTTTATTTTAGTTGGAGGTAATTtagtaaaaatattaaaaaagactAGAGTAACAAATTATTTGGAATGGCTTGTTGTAGAAGGGTCATATGTGTATCAACATCAAAAGAAAGGATTTTTAAGCTCTGAGAAATTTATTCATAAGGTTCCTGCTACTGATATGGAAGCTTTAGTGTCtccattattatcattaatggaaaaaaatagatgtaaaaatttttatcagTATGTAAGTGAATGGGATgcaaataaaaggaatactTGGGATAATTTAGATCCATATAAATTAACAATGATGGAAATATATAAGCATTTTAATTTATGTCAATTAACTATAGATTTTTTAGGACATGCTGTAgcattatatttaaatgatgatTATTTAAAACAACCAGCATATTTAACATTagaaagaataaaattatatatgcaaTCTATATCAGCATTTGGAAAATCACCATTTATATATCCATTATATGGTTTAGGTGGGATACCTGAAGGTTTTTCTCGTATGTGTGCAATAAATGGAGGTACATTCATGTTAAACAAAAATGTTGTagattttgtttttaatgaagaaaataaagtaTGTGGAATAAAATCAAGTGATGGAGAAATTGCTTATTGTGATAAAGTTATATGTGATCCAAGTTATGTTAtgcatttaaaaaataaaattaaaaaaatcgGACAAGTCATAAgatgtatatgtattttaagTAATCCAATACCAGAAACTAATCAAACAAATAGCTGTCAAATTATTATTCCACAAAAtcaattaaaaagaaaaagtgaTATCTATATTAATCTTGTTTCTTTTCAACATGGTGTTACACttaaaggaaaatatattgCCATCGTATCAGCAACTGTAGAAACAAATAATCCaataaaagaaattgaaAAACCATTAGAACTATTGGGAACAATAGAAGAAAAATTTGTCAAAATTTCTGACTTGTATGTATCTACAAGTAAAAAACCAGATGACAATATTTTTGTTACCTCTTCATATGATGCCACTTCTCATTTTGAAACAGCTACAAATGACCTTTTACAAATATGGGAAAATTTATGGGgacaaaaattaaattttgatGATTTAAATACAAATGCTGATGGAGAAGCTCCAGATTTTAactaa
- a CDS encoding mitochondrial import inner membrane translocase subunit TIM13, putative: MDLSSLPTDDNLDDKKRAAVLLSLQEIVQKQKENVKVMDICFNKCVSKIGPKLSSSEQKCIWDCANSYFYTNVFLNQRLEQMTKILKSNSDYTNL; this comes from the exons atggacCTTTCCTCTTTACCTACAGATGATAATCTTGACGACAAAAAAAGAGCAGCA GTTTTATTAAGTCTGCAAGAAATTGTACagaaacaaaaagaaaatgtaaaGGTTATGGATATTTGTTTCAATAAATGTGTTTCAAAAATTGGACCAAAATTAAGTTCAAGTGAACAAAAATGTATATGGGATTGTGCGAATAGCTATTTTTATACTAACGTTTTCTTAAATCa gcGCTTGGAACAAATGACAAAGATTTTAAAATCAAATAGTGACTATACaaacttataa
- a CDS encoding syntaxin, Qa-SNARE family, with protein sequence MEVIYRNITNTYFDYRREIKKKKNRFKLRAYEKVDEDEDTGKENLLNQNEDLEMQEQSMLPPYWIEKIEECSEDINNMKTKIIQLQKLQKNKLLNALNNDESLTENITQLSSNITFLIKNCEQKIQSVSSKDYDKDKNNIIEKLKNNAKNSLLSQLQSLSQTFHKNQKSYIKEFKKMSNAYDDLQQYQNFNEQNELLYQQEEQQHSSINMNKRNSDLKKIADTVVDLHTIFKELSVMLVDQGSLLDQIDYNMEASLDKSEKGINKLKIIEKRENDKIAKKCVSYLTTLIFVLLFLIIIKHLY encoded by the coding sequence ATGGaagttatatatagaaatattacaaatacaTATTTCGATTATAGgagagaaataaaaaaaaagaaaaatagaTTTAAATTAAGAGCATATGAAAAAGtagatgaagatgaagatacaggaaaagaaaatttattaaatcaaaATGAAGATTTGGAAATGCAAGAACAAAGTATGTTACCTCCTTATTGGATAGAAAAAATTGAAGAATGTTcagaagatataaataatatgaaaacaaaaataatacaacttcaaaaattacaaaaaaataaactttTAAATGctttaaataatgatgaaagtCTTACTGAAAATATAACACAACTATCCTCAAACATAAcgtttttaataaaaaattgtgAACAAAAAATTCAAAGTGTGTCCTCAAAAGATtatgataaagataaaaataatataattgaaAAACTTAAAAATAATGCTAAAAATAGCTTACTCTCTCAACTACAATCATTATCACAAACATTtcataaaaatcaaaaaagttatataaaagaatttaaaaaaatgtctAATGCATATGATGACCTTCAACAATATCAAAACTTCaatgaacaaaatgaatTACTCTATCAACAAGAAGAACAACAACACTCTTCAATTAATATGAACAAAAGAAATAGtgacttaaaaaaaattgctGATACTGTAGTAGATTTGCACAcaatatttaaagaattatCTGTAATGTTAGTTGATCAAGGATCCTTACTAGATCAAATAGATTATAATATGGAAGCATCGTTGGACAAAAGTGAAAAAGGAATAAACAAATTGaaaattatagaaaaaagagaaaatgataaaatagcGAAAAAATGTGTATCATACCTTACGAcattaatttttgttttgttatttttaattataatcaaACATTTATATTGA
- a CDS encoding zinc finger protein, putative: MSKKRKSYENDEDFYDNKRNKKNVASSIDSYGRKVWDKEYYQKKVDEKVENDEDELILKLLPDLKKKSKLEPPPPSERKLLEERKENLLLEKNLGKVQILTQKTPKNEQGGYYCKICDCVLKDSQTYLDHINGKNHNRMLGYSMKVKKVTLDDVKKRLSLLKDKKQNKTEDVEKDPYEEAKKNLKDMQEDEERRIQKRKEKKMLKKLEKEKKKNENEKGSENENDDEESDSMNMMFKEMGLPTSFV, translated from the coding sequence ATGagcaaaaaaagaaagagttatgaaaatgatgaagacttttatgataataaaaggaataaGAAAAACGTTGCCTCAAGTATTGATAGTTATGGAAGAAAAGTTTGGGATAAAGAATATTATCAAAAGAAGGTTGATGAAAAAGTTGAGAATGATGAGGatgaattaatattaaaattgttgccagatttaaaaaaaaaatctaaaCTTGAGCCACCTCCACCATCGGaaagaaaattattagaagagagaaaagaaaatttattattagaaaaaaatttaggTAAAGTTCAAATTTTAACTCAGAAAACTCCTAAAAATGAACAAGGAGGATATTATTGTAAAATATGTGATTGTGTGCTTAAGGATTCACAAACATACTTAGATCACATTAATGGAAAGAATCATAATAGAATGTTAGGTTATAGTATGAAGGTAAAAAAAGTTACTTTAGATGatgtaaaaaaaagattaaGCCTTCTTAAAGATAAgaaacaaaacaaaacagAGGATGTCGAAAAAGATCCATATGAAGAGGCtaagaaaaatttaaaagatatgcaagaagatgaagaaagGAGAATCCaaaaaagaaaggaaaaGAAGATGCTAAAGAAAttagaaaaggaaaaaaagaaaaacgaaaatgaaaaaggaagtgaaaatgaaaatgacgATGAAGAATCGGACAGCATGAATATGATGTTCAAAGAGATGGGACTACCGACATCCTttgtatga